The following coding sequences are from one Nicotiana tomentosiformis chromosome 3, ASM39032v3, whole genome shotgun sequence window:
- the LOC104114930 gene encoding uncharacterized protein: MSSAELGSGHNSRNAKRVSHDVSSCMDSELHECGKYNSHEFTSVVESELKVLSSESVNILKLYGENQLIEEFYSQTYCDDDAKLDQQLKGYYPSSYSYKDRPLEMLPNVGGDGSQKTPVKMDTGGFLDFDYYSHLDPGDTKKDFSKLDFEWIGVEKAEPWWRTADKELAASGSLKSSGCIGNSNLSWPQFLEGKSYTCSQCSGQVSVGEKEFLDTRDCYSGQHPSQSQYKRLCVGKGCSTHGSRQPVSGDDNLSTAKVPLDETQPGSSDLSKAQLLEALCHSQTRAREAEQLAQQAYNEKEHVIKLFFRQASHLFAYRQWLHILQLEALCLQLRNKDERNSTNFSPFLPLVPIKGRKLKKCRCKPIKRKPAKDKCKINKSAVAFALGLSLAGAGLLLGWTMGWLFPVL, translated from the exons ATGTCTTCTGCAGAATTAGGGTCCGGCCACAATTCTAGAAATGCAAAAAGAGTGTCACATGATGTTTCAAGCTGCATGGATTCTGAACTTCATGAGTGTGGGAAATATAATTCACATGAATTCACAAGCGTGGTAGAGTCGGAGCTTAAAGTGTTGAGCTCAGAGAGTGTTAATATTCTGAAATTATACGGAGAAAACCAATTGATCGAGGAGTTCTATTCTCAAacatattgtgatgatgatgcaAAGCTAGACCAACAGCTCAAAGGCTATTATCCTTCTTCATATAGTTACAAAGATAGACCATTAGAGATGCTCCCAAATGTAGGAGGTGATGGTTCACAGAAAACACCAGTAAAGATGGATACTGGAGGATTTCTGGACTTTGATTATTACAGCCACCTTGATCCTGGAGACACCAAGAAGGATTTTTCTAAACTGGACTTTGAATGGATTGGAGTTGAGAAGGCTGAACCGTGGTGGCGCACAGCTGATAAGGAGTTAGCTGCCTCAGGTTCTCTCAAGTCATCTGGCTGTATTGGAAATTCTAATCTTTCATGGCCTCAGTTTTTGGAAGGTAAGTCATATACTTGTTCTCAATGTTCCGGCCAGGTTAGTGTCGGAGagaaggaatttctggatactcGTGACTGTTATTCGGGACAACATCCTTCACAAAGCCAATACAAGAGATTGTGTGTTGGCAAAGGGTGCTCGACACATGGTTCAAGACAGCCAGTAAG TGGTGATGACAATTTAAGTACTGCCAAAGTACCCTTGGACGAAACTCAACCAGGATCAAGCGATCTCAGCAAAGCTCAGCTGTTAGAAGCACTATGCCATTCTCAAACCCGTGCAAGAGAGGCTGAACAATTGGCACAGCAAGCCTACAACGAGAAGGAACACGTGATCAAGCTATTCTTCAGACAGGCTTCTCACCTCTTTGCTTACAGGCAGTGGCTTCACATTTTGCAGCTTGAAGCTCTGTGTCTCCAGCTCCGGAACAAAGACGAGCGAAATTCCACCAACTTTTCGCCTTTCTTACCGTTGGTCCCAATCAAAGGCAGGAAATTGAAAAAATGTAGATGTAAGCCTATTAAGAGGAAGCCAGCAAAGGATAAATGCAAGATAAACAAGTCTGCTGTAGCTTTTGCCTTGGGTTTGAGTCTTGCTGGTGCAGGTTTGCTACTTGGTTGGACCATGGGATGGCTATTTCCTGTTCTCTAA